Proteins from a single region of Syngnathus typhle isolate RoL2023-S1 ecotype Sweden linkage group LG10, RoL_Styp_1.0, whole genome shotgun sequence:
- the syt11b gene encoding synaptotagmin-11b produces the protein MADMTELRPSYAMSPILAGFLGAGVLVVAVIAALLLWSFCQRRYLRVSGRYKLHSDRYCDAEDPPYKFIHMLKGISIYPESLSSSKRIVRSARRADSPAGARGMVLVDAENNILDVPGHLQMSHLVAPTGTGPRGGPACLERGLPVRADYCCLDSSSASSSQSSSKTASPFTPASSEAEVNAGLGAVSLTVDYNFPKKALVVTVVGARGLPAMDEEAGTSDPYVKMTVLPEKKHRVKTRVLRKTLDPLFDETFTFYGVAYSSLPELTLHFLVLSFDRFARDDVIGEALVPLKGVDPSTGRVHLSQRITKRNTQCENRGELLASLSYQPVSHRLSVVVLKARHLPKMDVAGLSANPYVKVNVFYGRKRIAKKKTHVKKCTLNPVFNESFIYDIPPELLPEISVEFLVVDFDRTAKNEVLGRLLLGLHGVPPSGAAHWREVCENPRRQISKWHALKSRCAKTSRLKSGMNLWSRLKFSTHATECQCAELYVPGERKRS, from the exons ATGGCGGACATGACGGAGCTTCGACCATCCTACG CCATGTCTCCCATCCTGGCGGGCTTCTTGGGCGCGGGCGTTCTGGTGGTGGCAGTGATCGCGGCACTTCTGCTGTGGTCCTTCTGCCAACGCCGCTACCTGCGCGTGTCCGGACGCTACAAGCTGCACAGTGACCGCTACTGCGACGCTGAGGACCCGCCTTACAAGTTCATCCACATGCTGAAGGGGATCAGTATTTACCCTGAATCTCTCAGCAGCAGCAAGAGGATCGTACGCAGCGCCCGGCGGGCCGACAGTCCGGCGGGGGCCAGGGGCATGGTGCTCGTAGATGCTGAGAACAACATCCTAGACGTCCCGGGTCACCTTCAGATGAGTCACCTAGTGGCGCCCACTGGGACGGGCCCGCGGGGCGGCCCCGCCTGCCTGGAGCGGGGGCTGCCCGTGCGCGCTGACTATTGCTGTCTGGACAGCAGCTCGGCCAGCAGCAGTCAGAGCAGCAGCAAGACGGCATCGCCCTTCACCCCCGCCTCCTCAGaagcggaagtcaacgctgGCTTGGGCGCCGTCAGTCTCACCGTGGACTACAACTTCCCCAAGAAGGCCCTGGTGGTTACGGTGGTTGGGGCCCGGGGCCTGCCCGCCATGGACGAGGAGGCCGGCACCTCGGACCCCTACGTCAAGATGACCGTGCTGCCCGAGAAGAAGCACCGCGTCAAGACCCGCGTGCTGAGAAAGACCCTTGACCCGCTTTTTGATGAGACCTTCACCTTCTACGGCGTGGCCTACAGCTCGCTGCCCGAGCTCACGCTGCACTTCTTGGTGCTCAGCTTCGACCGCTTTGCTCGCGACGACGTCATCGGCGAGGCCCTAGTGCCGCTCAAGGGCGTGGATCCCAGCACGGGCCGGGTCCACTTGAGCCAGCGGATCACCAAGAGAAACACGCAG TGCGAGAACCGCGGCGAGCTGCTGGCGTCGTTGTCCTATCAACCGGTGTCTCATCGCCTCAGCGTGGTGGTGCTCAAGGCCCGACACCTCCCCAAGATGGACGTCGCCGGCCTGTCTGCCA ACCCATACGTGAAGGTCAACGTGTTCTACGGCCGTAAGCGCATTGCTAAGAAGAAGACCCACGTGAAGAAGTGCACGCTCAACCCCGTATTCAACGAGTCCTTCATCTACGACATCCCGCCCGAGCTACTGCCCGAGATCTCCGTGGAGTTTCTGGTTGTGGACTTCGACCGCACCGCCAAGAATGAAGTCCTGGGACGCCTGCTGCTGGGCCTGCACGGCGTTCCGCCCTCCGGCGCCGCCCACTGGCGGGAGGTCTGCGAGAACCCCCGCCGGCAGATCTCCAAGTGGCACGCCCTCA AGAGCCGCTGCGCAAAGACGTCACGCTTGAAATCTGGAATGAACTTGTGGAGCAGATTGAAATTTTCCACTCACGCCACTGAGTGCCAGTGCGCCGAATTGTACGTACCGGGGGAGAGAAAGAGATCTTAA